AGCCGTGCCGTTACAACCTTGGAACGCGAGCTTGGGGTTACGCTGCTTATCAGGGACCGCCGTCACGGAGTTGCCCTTACTCCTGTTGGAGAGCGGATTGTCCGGACTTTCCGGGAAATTCTTCAAGGGTATGATAAGATCGACCAGGAAATCGCCAGCGAAAAAGGAATGGAAACCGGCAGCGTCCGTATCGGAGCATTCCCGGTTGCCGCTACTTATTTTGTACCGAAACTGATCAGTCATATTAAGCAGCAATATCCCAACCTGGAATTCAGCATCGTTGAAGGTACGATCGCCGATGTGCAGGAATGGCTGGATAACCGCGAAATTGACGTTGGCCTGCTTATCCCATCCGACAAAACGGCTCATTCTTATCCTCTCTACCGCGAGGGTATTTACGCGGTTATGCGAGACGATCATCCGCTGAATGAGAAAGGGATTATTAGCCCCGAAGATTTACGGGATGAGCCCATGCTCATATGCAAAGCCGGCTATGAGCCCCCGGTCTTAAAGTGGTTTGAAGGCTCCGGTGAAACGCCAACTATTAAATACATTCTGTACAACTACAGAACCGCGCTTCAGATGATTCTTGCGGGTGAAGGATTAGCCGTCATGTCCGAGCTGTCCCTTCTGGACCTTCCCCCGGGAATAGTCCTAAAACAAATCTCTCCCGCTGCTTACCGGGATATTCATATCGCTTCCGGTCCGTTGGAGGACTGCACCATCGCGGTAAAAACATTTATGGAGTCGGCACGGAAGCTGTTCCCCTTCGAAGCCGAGCCAAAAAAGGGGTTCGCTCGCTGAAAAACAGCTCGCGTCATAAAAATAGCGTTGCAGAGAGCTATCCCTGCAACGCTATTTTTCTTTTTTTGATCAAGTATTTCATTGACCGGTTAATGGCAAACGGAGCATTTTAATGATTCTGGAAAACCTCATTCATTCAAGGAATCCCTGAGCAATGGCGATCGGAAGAACATTAAAACGCGCAGGTTGCTATTTAACCGCTATTCTCCTATCGTCTGGCGGTCAGGAGCCGAGTAGGCAATAATCATCCGGCATGGCTCCCAGCTTGTTACCGTAGCATTATGCGGGATGCCGCGGGGAATCCGCAGCATCATGCCCGGCTCCAGATGGAAAACTTCGTCTCCCAGCGTATGGTCGCATTCACCGGATAATACGAAGATAAGCTCTTCGCAATTGGGATGAATATGTCTGCCATTGGATTGACCCGCTTCAATATAGACCATTCCGAAGGTCATTTCCGACTCCGGGTCGATCTCCTGGCCGCATAACCAATGGATTTTCCCCCAATCCATCGGCAGGATACGCCCCTCTTCTTCCTTGCGCAAATCCGAGATTGTCGCCATATTAGTTCACCCTTTATCTTGTAGATTGCAAGCCTTGCTTCAGGAAGCTTATACACTCGGTTAATCCCTCGGCGATCTCCCCGCCGCTTTCTTCATCTGCCGAAATCCAGCCGCGGTAGCCAGTGTCCAATATCGCTTGGAATATCGGTTCAAAATAAATTTCTCCCCGGCCAAGGATCTGCCACTCTCCTGCCGCAAAGTCTTTCATATGATAGTTATCGATTACTCGAGCGTAGGCCCTGATCAACTCCGCAACATCTGTTATGCCCGATTTGACCAAATGAGCGGTATCAATCGTTAAGCCAATGTTCCCCGGCTGTATGCGGTCGAAAAAGATATCGAAGTCTTCCCTGTGCATAACCGGCTGGCCATAGTGGTGGTGAAGCGACAGCTTTAATCCGTATTGCAACGCTTCTTTTCCAAGCTCGGACAATTGCTCCGCATACCTTCGAATATCCTCCGCTCTCGTCTCGCTGCGGGATACGCCATGGCAAAATACGATAAGCTCCGTTCCGATCTTCTTGCCGAATCGGAACAACTCCCTTAGCTGGCGGACACCTTGCTCATCGATATGCCCTCCGGTTATCAGGGCGGAACCTATACCTTGCTTATGCCCCCATTCCTCCAGAAACCGCTCCGGTTGATGCAAATAGGGAGCGTACTGTCCGGCCTTCAGCTGCAGTCCGTCATAACCAGCCTTCGTAAACTCCTGAAAGAGATCACGGCATTCCTCTTCGGATGATGTTGGTCTGGAGAATGCATATTTGATTTTCATATTCTGATCCCGCTGCTAAGCCTAATAATCTGCGATTCAGCGGCCGAACGATAGGAAGCATCAAGAAGAGCAACGGTCTTTAAATTATCTTCCGCACTATTGCTTGCGACCGTTCCCGTCTCGATCCATGTCAGCAGCTGCTCGATATTATCAAGGCTGTTTTGTTCGCGGGAATAATGGTTATCCCATGTGCTATACGGATTGTGATCGCCACCCAGGTATAGTTCGGCCCGGTTATGGTTGCATTTCACCGTACCTTTCTCACCGATAACGATCATCTCCGTCCGGCTGATCCGCGAAGAAAAGCTTTGCGTATAGGTCACGATGGTACCGTTTTCAAATCTTAACTGAACGGTGGCATCCGTCTCGCCTTTGCAATTAATAGCCTCCGAGGAATTCATCAAAGAGACAACGGATTCGGCTTCACAGCCCAAGATCTGCCTGAAGCCGTCAAACCAATGAATGCCCATGACGGATAAGGCATGACGTTCCTGATTAAGCCGCCAGCCCGCATCCTGACGGAAGAACATTTCGTTAAATATGATCATGGTTACTTTGCCAATGGTTTGTTCGGCAACGATATTTTTCACGATTTCAAATGGATAATGGCGTCTGAAGTTCTGATTAACAGCTACGGGAACATTCAGCTGCTGTGCTTTTTCCGTAATTTCAATGGCGTCGCTTAACGTATCGGAGAACGGCTTTTCCACGAGTAGAGGAATTCCCGCTTCTAACAGCGGAATAACAACCTGCTTTCGAACGGAGGTAGGCGTACACACGACTGCCGCATCTACACCGCTGTTTTGAATAAAAGCATTCAAATCCGTAAATCGCTGCTCGATTCCGTATTTATCCGCGCGGGAATGAAGAATCTCTTCATTCGGATCGCAGATGGCCGTAATAGTTACGCGTTCCGGGTTTGCCTTGTAGCCTTCCAGGTGCAATTCAGAGACTCCGCCCGCCCCAACCAGGCCGACTTTAAATTTCTTCAACGCACTCCACCCCATTCAACGTATTTAAATTTAATTCAACAAGGTTGAATAATATCTCCATTATAATCCATCCCCTTCCATCCGGCAATCCGTATTTTTCGTTGAAATGGCTGGTGTTTTGGCGAAAGTATCGGTAAAGTTGTAAGTACATAGTAAACTGGATAACGCGAGGGATACAAATGGAATTGGGCAAAAGAATCCGATTAATCCGCAAAGAACAAAAACGGACGCAAGATGAAGTGTCCG
This region of Paenibacillus sp. JDR-2 genomic DNA includes:
- a CDS encoding Gfo/Idh/MocA family protein, with product MKKFKVGLVGAGGVSELHLEGYKANPERVTITAICDPNEEILHSRADKYGIEQRFTDLNAFIQNSGVDAAVVCTPTSVRKQVVIPLLEAGIPLLVEKPFSDTLSDAIEITEKAQQLNVPVAVNQNFRRHYPFEIVKNIVAEQTIGKVTMIIFNEMFFRQDAGWRLNQERHALSVMGIHWFDGFRQILGCEAESVVSLMNSSEAINCKGETDATVQLRFENGTIVTYTQSFSSRISRTEMIVIGEKGTVKCNHNRAELYLGGDHNPYSTWDNHYSREQNSLDNIEQLLTWIETGTVASNSAEDNLKTVALLDASYRSAAESQIIRLSSGIRI
- a CDS encoding LysR family transcriptional regulator, giving the protein MNKSLLQLIVAISETRSFTTAGEKMNMTQPAVSRAVTTLERELGVTLLIRDRRHGVALTPVGERIVRTFREILQGYDKIDQEIASEKGMETGSVRIGAFPVAATYFVPKLISHIKQQYPNLEFSIVEGTIADVQEWLDNREIDVGLLIPSDKTAHSYPLYREGIYAVMRDDHPLNEKGIISPEDLRDEPMLICKAGYEPPVLKWFEGSGETPTIKYILYNYRTALQMILAGEGLAVMSELSLLDLPPGIVLKQISPAAYRDIHIASGPLEDCTIAVKTFMESARKLFPFEAEPKKGFAR
- a CDS encoding cupin domain-containing protein, which encodes MATISDLRKEEEGRILPMDWGKIHWLCGQEIDPESEMTFGMVYIEAGQSNGRHIHPNCEELIFVLSGECDHTLGDEVFHLEPGMMLRIPRGIPHNATVTSWEPCRMIIAYSAPDRQTIGE
- a CDS encoding sugar phosphate isomerase/epimerase family protein, which translates into the protein MKIKYAFSRPTSSEEECRDLFQEFTKAGYDGLQLKAGQYAPYLHQPERFLEEWGHKQGIGSALITGGHIDEQGVRQLRELFRFGKKIGTELIVFCHGVSRSETRAEDIRRYAEQLSELGKEALQYGLKLSLHHHYGQPVMHREDFDIFFDRIQPGNIGLTIDTAHLVKSGITDVAELIRAYARVIDNYHMKDFAAGEWQILGRGEIYFEPIFQAILDTGYRGWISADEESGGEIAEGLTECISFLKQGLQSTR